The DNA window CATTCAATAATATTCTCCATCCATTATATGATAACTTCCTAACATTTATAATACATAAGAGCATGTGGTAGAAACTTGTCACACTTGTGTCAAACATGTCACCGAGTGTTGGTAAATATAAAAAAGACTGTTATTTTGGTTCAGAGGTATCTATTGTCTGGCATGTTCCATTGTTGATGAGCTAAATAGTTTAAAGAATGGTTTAGAGAAAGATGAGATCCAGATCTTGTTGGATATGATCAAAATTTAGACACCAAACTATATTATATACAATTTTTAATCTATTAATCGGTTGTGTGTATGACTGACATGTAAGAAGCAATAAGAAACACcaattttttatatttgcaaATATGAGTGTTATGTGTCAGCAGAGAAGGCAAACTAATTGAATACTAATCATGTTTTCTGATTAACAACACTAGAAAGACATGCCAGTTATATTCATCATGCACCTAAAATACATTTCAATGATATAAGCATCTTTGcagaatataacatgcagtatcaTTAACAAATTCACAATGTTGGGTTGACATGTGACAAGCTTACCATATTCAAAGGGAAATCCATGCATGCACCACATGCTCTACACCATGATTAACAGCAAGTGCtacctattttattttgttattatatGCAATTAATCATTATCAACCAATATCATTATTCATGAGCAGCTCTTATATAAAGAGAGACCCAAGGACTTGTTAACACCATACAAACATTGAGCTTTACAATTATCTTCgaagaaaataagaacaaatTAAAGAGCAATATGGCAACGAAGAACCACGTTCGCTCCAATAGTTTTCCTTCTCAATCTCATCCTAACTCCACTAGAATAGAACAAGAGCTAAGCAAAATCAAGACATGGGAAACCACATCAACATCCACATCCGGTTCAATTACCAATGGCCTTTTTTTGCTTGAAGATTTGTACACTTCATTGGAAGATTTTCTCAATATGACATCAACACAAAAGGTCATTTCTCAGCATCAAGGTGAGAACTTTGTGGAAGAGTTGTTGGATGGATCAATGAAAATTTTGGATATTTGTGGTATCACAAGAGACACTGTGttagaaattaaagaaaatattgaaGCACTTCACTCTTCTCTTAGAAGGAgaaagggagattcaagctttgAAACAAGTGTAGCCAAATATAACTCTTTCacaaagaggatgaagaagaacaTCACAAAGTTGATCACATCTCTAAAACAAATGGAAAGTAAATTTGGAGTTTCCACACTTTTGAACCAAGAACAAGAAGTTGTTTCTGTGATAAGAGTTCTTAGAGAGGTTATAGTAATGAACATATCTATCTTTcaatctattttttctttcttggtTTCCAAGTCAAAGGCAACCAAATGGTTGAAAATGGCAAAGTTGATGCATAAGAGGACAATATCATGTGAGGAGGAGAATTTAAATGAATTGCAGTGTGTGGATGCATCCTTAAGAACCCTTTTACGCGAAGGTTCTGATGTTACCAAGTTGCAGGCTGCACATGAAAGTTTTGAAGCTTTGGAGAGTGCAACTGAATTGCTAGAGAAAGGATTGGAAAGTGTATTTAGGTGTTTGGTTAAAACTAGAGTTTGTCTTTTGAACATCATGACACAATAGTTTGCTAGGTCTTAATTTTCTCTCCAAAGCAAGCATCCAAATTTTAAGGATCTGCAGAGGATTGAAATTTTTTGTATAGATACATTAGAATCAAATACAATGAAAAGCTTATAATAATTACTACCCTCTAGTCATCTCATGTGCTTTTAACCAATGTACTCTAAACATATTAAGATCCAGACTCCCTAATACAAGCATTAGACCTAGCTTTTTGATTGTTCAAAAAATCTTGAAACATAATAAGTAATGACTAATGTGTGGTACATCAGATAAGTTATCTTGAGCAAATCCTACTCGACATTCcttttttatataaaacaaaataaatatcaaGTGTAAATTCTAAAATATTAACAATAGAATGAAAGTCTCCAAAAACGCATTTGATTCTGATAATTCCAAGATACACCGAAGAAACT is part of the Vicia villosa cultivar HV-30 ecotype Madison, WI linkage group LG2, Vvil1.0, whole genome shotgun sequence genome and encodes:
- the LOC131651979 gene encoding uncharacterized protein LOC131651979, whose translation is MATKNHVRSNSFPSQSHPNSTRIEQELSKIKTWETTSTSTSGSITNGLFLLEDLYTSLEDFLNMTSTQKVISQHQGENFVEELLDGSMKILDICGITRDTVLEIKENIEALHSSLRRRKGDSSFETSVAKYNSFTKRMKKNITKLITSLKQMESKFGVSTLLNQEQEVVSVIRVLREVIVMNISIFQSIFSFLVSKSKATKWLKMAKLMHKRTISCEEENLNELQCVDASLRTLLREGSDVTKLQAAHESFEALESATELLEKGLESVFRCLVKTRVCLLNIMTQ